AACGCTTACACAAATTGTCGATGAAACTAAAGTCGCTCTTCACGAAGTTTGCCGCTATGCAAAAAAAATGGGAGCCGACACGCAAAATGTGATTGTTTCGGGCTGGTCAGCGGGGGCGCATTTAGCATCGCTTTTGTTAAACGAAAACTGTGTGAGTTCAGCGCTTTTAATCAGCGGAATTTACAACTTAGAGCCGATTTCAAAATGTTATTTGAACGATGCATTGAATTTATCGTCAGATGAAATTTTGAAACTCAGTCCGATAAAAATTCCTCAGGTAAAAAAATCAATCGCTATTGTTGTTGGCGAAAATGAACTTTCAGAACTTGTGCGTCAAAGTTTTGAATTTGCAAAACTTCGAACGGATGAAAAAATCTCTGGACTTTTTTATTTGGTTCCGAACGCAAATCACTTTACCATTCTTCATGAGCTTGAAAACCCAGAAGGAAAACTAAGTCAAATTTTGTCTTTGCTTAAGAGGTCTTAAAATGTTTAAGAAAGTTTTAATTGCAAACCGCGGCGAAATTGCGTGTCGCATTATTCGCAGCTTAAAAGAAATGGGAGTTAAATCCGTTGCGATTTATTCTGACCCCGATGAAACTGCGGCTCACGTTTTAATGGCGGACGAAGCTGTTCGCGTAGGAACTTCTCTTGCAAAAGATTCTTACTTAAATGTGAATGCCATTTTAGACGCCATCAAAAAAACGGGCGCCGAAGCGGTGCATCCGGGCTATGGATTTTTAAGTGAAAACGCAGACTTTGCAAAAACTCTCGAAGAAAATGGAGTCGCGTTTATCGGGCCTACGCCAAAGCAACTTGTTGATTTTGGTTTGAAGCATAGAAGCAAAGAGCTCGCCGCAGAATTTAATGTGCCTCTTGTTCCGGGAAGTTCTTTGCTCAAAGATGTTGAAGAAGCTTGCGCTTGTTCTAAAAAAATTGGCTATCCTGTTATGCTGAAAAGTACCGCAGGCGGTGGCGGCATTGGTATGTGCATTTGTCATAGCGAAAATGAACTTCGCGAAAGTTACGATCGCATTAAACGCTTAAGCGAAAACAATTTTAAAAATTCGGGATTGTTTGTTGAAAAATATGTGGAGCGTGGCCGCCATGTTGAAGTGCAAATCTTTGGCGATGGCAATGGACACGCTGTCGTTTTGGGTGAAAGAGATTGTTCTGTTCAACGCAGAAATCAAAAAGTGATTGAAGAAACTCCTGCGCCCAACTTGCCCGAAGAAACGCGCAAAAAATTACACGAAGCTGCAAAGCGTTTAGCCGAAGGCGTCAAATATCGCTCGGCGGGAACCGTTGAATTTATTTACGATGCAAAAGATGACAAGTTCTATTTCTTGGAAGTGAACACGCGTTTACAAGTGGAACACGGCATTACCGAAACCGTTTTCCATGTGGATTTAGTGCGTTGGATGATTGAACTTGCCGCAGGAATTTGCCCGTTTACTATCGGCGAAAAATTTACGCCGCAAGGTCACGCGATGGAATTTCGTGTGTACGCCGAAGACCCTGGGAAAAATTATCGCCCATCCAGCGGCCTTTTAACCGAAGTGAAATTTCCAGAAAACGTGCGCACCGATACTTGGGTGAGTCGCGGCACAAATGTTTCGGCGTTTTATGATCCGTTACTCGCCAAAGTGATTGTCAAAGGCGATGACAGAATTGACAACATTGAAAAAGCAAAGAAAGCTTTATCCGAAGTAAAACTTTGTGGCTTTGAAACGAACATCAAACTTTTGCAAGATGTGCTTTGCATGGATGATTTTGTTTCGGGAAAAGTTTCCACTTGGATTTTAAACGATTACAAATACGAAAATAAAACCTTTGAAATTTTAGCGCCCGGTTTACAAACGACTGTGCAAGATTATCCTGGCCGCTTAAATTATTGGGACGTAGGCATTCCGCCTTCAGGGCCGATGGACAATTACAGTTTCCGCTTAGCCAATAAAATTGTCGGAAACAAAGAATGTGCAGCCGGAATTGAAATGACACTTTCGGGATGTTCCATTTGCTTTCACACAAGTACGGTGATTGCTTGGACCGGTGGAAATTTCCCCGCAAAATTAAATGGCGAAATTTGCCCGAAGAATACTCCCGTAAAAATTTCTGATGGCGATGTTTTAAAATTTGGCATTTCAAAACTCGGCGATCGCGCTTATTTAGCGATTCGCGGCGGCATTGATGTGCCAGAATATTTAGGCTCTAAATCGACCTTTACTTTGGGCGGCTTTGGCGGTCACGGCGGACGCGCTTTATCCGCAGGGGATATTTTGCACATCGCAAATGAAATCGACGGTGAAACTCAAATTCCCAATGAAAATGCTTTGCCTGAAATTTCAAGCGAATGGAAAATCGGTGTAATTTATGGCCCGCACGGCGCTCCCGATTATTTGACAAACGAAGACATTCAAGAATTTTTTAATGCCACTTGGGAAGTGCATTACAATTCTTCGAGAACAGGAATTCGTTTGATTGGACCGCAACCAAAATGGGTTCGCGCAGACGGTGGCGAAGCGGGATTACATCCGTCGAATTTGCACGACAACGCCTACGCAGTGGGAACTCTTGATTTTACAGGCGACATGCCGATTATCTTAGGCGTCGATGGCCCAAGTCTCGGCGGCTTTGCTTGCCCCGCAACAATTGTTTCCGCAGAACTTTGGAAAATGGGACAATTAAAGAGCGGCGATAAAGTTCACTTTGTTCCGATTACCGCAGAACTTGCCGAAGACATTCGCCTTGCTCGAGAAGAAAATTTATCGAACATTGCCAATGCAAAAGCAAAAATTCCCGAATTAAAATCTTGTGAATTGACAACGCCGATTATCGCAGAGTTCCACAAAGAAAATGAAATGGAACATGTCGTCGTGCGCGCCGATGGCGATGATTATGTGCTGCTTGAATTTGGCCCGAATCAAATCGATTTAAGGCTTCGTTTTACTGCGCATTCTTGGATGCTTTTAATCAAAGAGCAATTAAAAGAATTCGTCATCGATGTCACACCAGGAATTCGTTCTGTACAAATTCACTACGACATCAAAAAAATTCGCCAAGGTGAAATGCTCAAAAAATTAAAAGAAATGTCTGAGCATTTAAAGAAGAACAAAGTCACCAAAGTGAAAACGCGCACAATTCATTTGCCGCTTTCGTGGGACGATCCGCAAACAAGACTTGCGATTCAAAAGTATGTGACGACAGTTCGTCCAGGCGCTCCTTGGTGCTGCCCCAATAACATTGAATTTATCCGCCGCGTAAACGGGCTCGATTCTATTGACGATGTAAAACGCATTGTCTTTGACGCCGATTATTTGGTGATGGGACTTGGCGATGTTTACTTGGGAGCTCCAGTCGCAACGCCGCTTGATCCAAGGCACAGACTTGTCACGACAAAGTATAATCCTGCGAGAACGTGGACGCCCGAAAACGCTGTAGGCATTGGCGGCGCTTATATGTGCGTCTATGGCATGGAAGGTCCGGGCGGTTATCAATTCGTCGGACGCACCGTGCAAATGTGGAATCGCTTTAACAAAACATCCGATTTTACTTTGCCGTATTTGCTTCGCTTCTTTGATCGCGTGCGTTATTACGAAGTTTCTGCCGATGAACTTTTGCAAATGCGCAAAGATTTTATCGCTGGAAAATTCCACGTAAAAATTGAAGAAAGCGAATTTGACATTCAAGAATACGAAAAATTCTTGAAAGAAAATGAAGACTCAATTCAAGCATTTGAAACCAAGCGCAAGCAAGCTTTTGAAGATGAAAAAAATCGTTGGATTCAAAACGGTCAATTCACTTTTGAAAGTCACAGCGCCGAATCGGCTCCCGTTGCCGAAATCACTTTGGCCGAAAACGAAGAGGGCATTTACTCGCCAGTTTCGGGAAGCCTTTGGAAACTCGTCATCGATAAGCCAAATACAAAAGTGAAAGCCGGTGAAACTCTTGCCATCTTAGAAAGCATGAAAACAGAAATCCCCGTCGTCGCAGACGAAGATGTTCTTGTCACGCAAATCTTTGCAAAAGTTTCTACCGAAGTGCGCTCGGGGCAATGCTTGTTTGCCGTAAAACCTCTCTAACACACAGCCTCCCGAATTGGGAGGCTTTGCTCGTTTTAAAATGAAAATTGAACTTTTTTAAAATGAAAAAGACTCTCTTGCGAGAGTCTTTTTTGAAAAAATTTTCTCTTAGAATTGAGAAAGGAAACGCTGATCGTTCGAAGTGATGAGCCCGATTTCGGGAATGGCGTGGCGCAACATCGCGATGCGATCCAATCCAAAACCAAAAGCAAAGCCCGTATATTTTTCGGGATCAATTCCGCAATTCTTAAAGACATTCGGATCGACAGAACCGCAGCCGCCGATTTCCATCCAGCCGGTTCCTTTGCAGCGCTTGCAGCCTTTGCCGCCGCAGAAAACGCAGCTCACATCCATTTCGGCAGACGGTTCCGTAAACGGGAAAAAACTTGGACGGAAACGCGTCTTCACGCCTTCGCCAAAAAGTTTATTCATAAAAATTTGCAGAACGCCTTTGAGCTGAGCAAAAGTAATCGTTTCATCGACGACAAGACCTTCGCATTGTTGGAACATCGGCGCGTGAGTGGCATCGTTGTCCACGCGGAAAACGTGACCCGGAGCGATCATCCGGAAAGGCGGCTTGTGCGTTTCCATGTAGTGAATTTGTGTGTCCGAAGTTTGCGTCCGAAGCATCACCTTATCGCCCAAGTAGAATGTATCTTGCATGTCGCGGCTCGGATGATCCGGCGGCGTATTCAACGCTTCAAAGTTATACCAATCGGTTTCAATATCGCGGCCAGAATCTACGGCAAATCCCATCTGACTAAAGAAGTCGATAATTTCTTCGCGGACATCGTAAACGGGATGCGTTGAACCCGCAGGAATTCCATTTCCCGGAAGGCTAATGTCTGTCCAACCTTTTTCCAATTCGGCAGCGAGCGCTTTTTTCTTTGCTTCTTCGAGCGCTTTATCAATTTTTTCGGAAACGGTTTGCTTCAAATCGTTCACGAGTTTTCCGAATGCGGGACGTTCTTCGGCGGGGAGAGTCGCCATCTGTTTCATCATCCCGGTGATTTGGCCTTTTTTACCGAGCCATTTGACGCGAAGCGCATCAACAGCTTCTTTCGAATTCAAATCGGTTTGGGCGAGTTCCGCTTCAAACTGTTCACGGACTTGGGAAATGCTTTCGTTCATAGTAATCAAAAATTAGAAAAATTCAAACTCCGTTACGCACGCGGAGAAAAAACTCCAATAAAAAAGTCCCGTTCTAAGAACGAGACTTATGCGGGTGAAAGGACTTGAACCTTCATGTCCTTGCGAACACTAGAACCTGAATCTAGCGCGTATACCAATTCCGCCACACCCGCAAGTGTGTGTGGGCAATTTTAAAAAATTACGCAGACTTTGTCAAGGGATAAACTCTTGGATCCACTCGGCGCGATGAGTCGTCCACCATGACCAATCGTGTTCACCGTTTTCGTCAAAATGAATACGGCATTTTTTGACGCCAAGCGCTGCACAAAATTTTTCCATCCAAGGAAGAGTTTGATTTCGCGGATAAAGTCTATCGGAACCGCCTTGCAAAAATGTCCACGCGCCTTGACGAATTTTTGGATCTTGCGCTAAATTTTTGGCGTCCGCCACCGCAGACAAATTCGTGCTCACGAGAAGCCTTGAACGAATGGAACGCTTGCCATAAAGCGTGTAGCCTGCAATACCGAGTCCGCCGTCCGAAACGCCGACAAGTGAAACCGAATCGATGCGAATGTGAAAACGCATTTCTACCGAATCCAACATTTTATCGACGGCCAAAAGCGCATTATTCGAAAGCCAATGATTTTCTTTGCACGCAGAAACGCTAATCGCAATCGCTTCTGATTTTGATTTTTCTAAAAAGGGAACGAGCGCGTTTGCGGCTTCATAACCTTTTGCGCATTTCGCACTTTGCATTCCCCCGTGAAACCAAACATAAACTTTCGGCTGTCTTACTTTTTTCAAATGAAAAACGGCGGCGGGGCTTTGAAAATTTTTCACGGCAATGAGAATGGAATCCGCAGAAAATTTCGGCAACTGCGGTGATTGTTTTGCAAAAATTGTCGCCACGAAAAAAAGAAGAATGCAAAAAATTTTCATCGTTTTATCGTCTATGGCGCAATGCGCGGCGCAGCGCTAAAAAAGCAAGGAATAAAAGGCCGCAGTCAAAAATCGCCGCCCAAAAAAGAGAACGCAAATGAAAATCGCGAATTTCTTCGGAAGCGAGCGTACCGTCGTTTCCAGCAATTCCGGTCACCACCCATTCGGAATCCGAGATGCGAACGCCGCGGACTTCAATCGGCGCAGGCATTCCTGTTTCCGACCAAAACGTAATCCA
The Hallerella porci DNA segment above includes these coding regions:
- the uca gene encoding urea carboxylase: MFKKVLIANRGEIACRIIRSLKEMGVKSVAIYSDPDETAAHVLMADEAVRVGTSLAKDSYLNVNAILDAIKKTGAEAVHPGYGFLSENADFAKTLEENGVAFIGPTPKQLVDFGLKHRSKELAAEFNVPLVPGSSLLKDVEEACACSKKIGYPVMLKSTAGGGGIGMCICHSENELRESYDRIKRLSENNFKNSGLFVEKYVERGRHVEVQIFGDGNGHAVVLGERDCSVQRRNQKVIEETPAPNLPEETRKKLHEAAKRLAEGVKYRSAGTVEFIYDAKDDKFYFLEVNTRLQVEHGITETVFHVDLVRWMIELAAGICPFTIGEKFTPQGHAMEFRVYAEDPGKNYRPSSGLLTEVKFPENVRTDTWVSRGTNVSAFYDPLLAKVIVKGDDRIDNIEKAKKALSEVKLCGFETNIKLLQDVLCMDDFVSGKVSTWILNDYKYENKTFEILAPGLQTTVQDYPGRLNYWDVGIPPSGPMDNYSFRLANKIVGNKECAAGIEMTLSGCSICFHTSTVIAWTGGNFPAKLNGEICPKNTPVKISDGDVLKFGISKLGDRAYLAIRGGIDVPEYLGSKSTFTLGGFGGHGGRALSAGDILHIANEIDGETQIPNENALPEISSEWKIGVIYGPHGAPDYLTNEDIQEFFNATWEVHYNSSRTGIRLIGPQPKWVRADGGEAGLHPSNLHDNAYAVGTLDFTGDMPIILGVDGPSLGGFACPATIVSAELWKMGQLKSGDKVHFVPITAELAEDIRLAREENLSNIANAKAKIPELKSCELTTPIIAEFHKENEMEHVVVRADGDDYVLLEFGPNQIDLRLRFTAHSWMLLIKEQLKEFVIDVTPGIRSVQIHYDIKKIRQGEMLKKLKEMSEHLKKNKVTKVKTRTIHLPLSWDDPQTRLAIQKYVTTVRPGAPWCCPNNIEFIRRVNGLDSIDDVKRIVFDADYLVMGLGDVYLGAPVATPLDPRHRLVTTKYNPARTWTPENAVGIGGAYMCVYGMEGPGGYQFVGRTVQMWNRFNKTSDFTLPYLLRFFDRVRYYEVSADELLQMRKDFIAGKFHVKIEESEFDIQEYEKFLKENEDSIQAFETKRKQAFEDEKNRWIQNGQFTFESHSAESAPVAEITLAENEEGIYSPVSGSLWKLVIDKPNTKVKAGETLAILESMKTEIPVVADEDVLVTQIFAKVSTEVRSGQCLFAVKPL
- the pheS gene encoding phenylalanine--tRNA ligase subunit alpha, translated to MNESISQVREQFEAELAQTDLNSKEAVDALRVKWLGKKGQITGMMKQMATLPAEERPAFGKLVNDLKQTVSEKIDKALEEAKKKALAAELEKGWTDISLPGNGIPAGSTHPVYDVREEIIDFFSQMGFAVDSGRDIETDWYNFEALNTPPDHPSRDMQDTFYLGDKVMLRTQTSDTQIHYMETHKPPFRMIAPGHVFRVDNDATHAPMFQQCEGLVVDETITFAQLKGVLQIFMNKLFGEGVKTRFRPSFFPFTEPSAEMDVSCVFCGGKGCKRCKGTGWMEIGGCGSVDPNVFKNCGIDPEKYTGFAFGFGLDRIAMLRHAIPEIGLITSNDQRFLSQF
- a CDS encoding alpha/beta hydrolase; the protein is MNKFIYRDFTRKALDEAYDNTNAVSNSAEILQGFETRSEILSKEYRDTMDISYGIFPREKFDYFAGEKGKGIFVFIHGGYWQMRNKNTFRFLAKGPLSQGFHVASIGYTLAPDATLTQIVDETKVALHEVCRYAKKMGADTQNVIVSGWSAGAHLASLLLNENCVSSALLISGIYNLEPISKCYLNDALNLSSDEILKLSPIKIPQVKKSIAIVVGENELSELVRQSFEFAKLRTDEKISGLFYLVPNANHFTILHELENPEGKLSQILSLLKRS